A genomic segment from Necator americanus strain Aroian chromosome III, whole genome shotgun sequence encodes:
- a CDS encoding hypothetical protein (NECATOR_CHRIII.G11257.T1), with translation MPLCLTFIDLKKTFDSVETEAVLKALDNQGIPTHAAVENAMRGLEWDDTGVQQLHEFRHSTRMSSLT, from the exons atgccgctctgcctcaccttcatcgacttgaagaagacttttgactcagttgagacggaagcagTCCTgaaagccttggacaaccaaggcatcCCTACTCA TGCCGCTgtcgagaacgcgatgcgaggattggaatgggatgacACGGGAgtacagcaacttcacgaatttcgccattctacaagaatgtcatcattgacgtga
- a CDS encoding hypothetical protein (NECATOR_CHRIII.G11256.T1) — protein MDNIDKEYDRLVEHLHDCAKKAESFKTAKRRLSLETLELIRQRGAVGAAGNQKLTSELARLCREAVKEDLREKSRGAG, from the coding sequence atggacaacatcgataaggaatacgaccggctcgttgaacaccttcacgactgcgcaaagaaggctgagagttttaaaaccgcCAAGAGAcgtctgtctcttgaaactcttgagctgatacgccagcgtggagcagttggagccgcagggaaccaaaaactcacgtccgagctcgcaaggctttgcagagaggcggtaaaggaagaccttagagagaagagcagaggtgctggctga